One genomic window of Salvia miltiorrhiza cultivar Shanhuang (shh) chromosome 4, IMPLAD_Smil_shh, whole genome shotgun sequence includes the following:
- the LOC131023038 gene encoding uncharacterized protein LOC131023038 — protein MELTDDFLKLDRRGGLGQSVQYSAMDFFTSNAAECLNSQLWWAKRLPVCSLLESFRTLLEDWFDERRTAAESRDHVLTVSTFNKLSNSVQASLPLTVRATTGLVYKVEEDNQQYQVDLQNWTCDCREFDEDKIPCKQAVAVTRWAGNGLSVYDFDTNISNNMS, from the exons ATGGAGCTCACCGACGACTTTCTCAAATTGGACCGGAGAGGTGGGCTAGGTCAAAGTGTCCAGTACAGCGCTATGGATTTTTTTACCTCTAATGCAGCAGAATGTTTGAACTCTCAGTTGTGGTGGGCTAAGCGTTTACCAGTGTGCTCTTTACTTGAATCATTTCGCACACTTTTGGAGGATTGGTTTGACGAGCGACGTACAGCGGCTGAATCCAGAGATCATGTGTTGACGGTGTCTACTTTCAACAAGCTATCTAATTCTGTGCAAGCAAGTCTCCCTCTTACTGTTCGAGCCACCACCGGACTTGTATATAAAGTTGAAGAAGATAATCAACAATATCAAGTCGATCTTCAGAATTGGACTTGTGACTGTCGAGAGTTTGATGAGGATAAAATTCCATGCAAGCAAGCGGTCGCCGTTACAAG GTGGGCGGGCAATGGTTTGTCTGTGTACGATTTTGACACAAATATTTCAAACAATATGAGTTGA